The following nucleotide sequence is from Mucilaginibacter sp. cycad4.
CTCGCTCATCAATTTTTTAAATGAATTAGGCTGCCGGGCCGAGGTTTTGGAAGACTAAACCCACTTTTACAAAACAAATTATTTAAAAACAAGGTAGTATCATTAATATAAAGCCAATTATCATGTTAAAAGACAGCAAAGCATTCAGCGGATTTTCGGTAGATGATACAGCTAAAGCCAGGGCGTTTTATGCTGATGTACTTGGTTTAGATGTAAGCGATGTACCCGAAATGCAGGGCTTACTTAACCTTAATATTACAGGCAGTACCCCCATATTGATATACACTAAACCCAATCATAGCCCGGCTACCTTTACCATTTTGAATTTCCCGGTTGACGATGTAGAAAAAACTGTTGATGAACTCAGCGCGCGCGGCGTTAAGTTTGAGAT
It contains:
- a CDS encoding VOC family protein — encoded protein: MLKDSKAFSGFSVDDTAKARAFYADVLGLDVSDVPEMQGLLNLNITGSTPILIYTKPNHSPATFTILNFPVDDVEKTVDELSARGVKFEIYNQENFKTNEKGVFLNGGPKIAWFKDPAGNFLSVIEK